One part of the Xiphophorus maculatus strain JP 163 A chromosome 1, X_maculatus-5.0-male, whole genome shotgun sequence genome encodes these proteins:
- the LOC102220419 gene encoding lens fiber major intrinsic protein-like, which translates to MWEFRSMSFWRAVFAEFYGTMFFVFFGLGAALRWTTGPHNVLHVAFCFGLAAATFIQSIGHISGGHINPAVTFAYLIGSQMSMFRAFFYIIAQCLGALAGAAVLYGVTPNNMRGNLALNTLQPGISLGMATTIEIFLTLQLVICVFAVTDERRNGRLGSAALAIGFSVLIGHLFGMYYTGAGMNPARSFAPAVLVRNFVNHWVYWVGPMIGGAIGALLYDFLLFPRMRGLSERLATLKGTRPPEAEAQQETRGESIELKTQAL; encoded by the exons ATGTGGGAGTTCAGGTCTATGTCTTTCTGGCGAGCGGTCTTCGCAGAGTTCTATGGCACCATGTTCTTTGTATTCTTTGGGCTGGGAGCGGCCCTCCGCTGGACCACAGGCCCCCACAACGTTCTTCATGTTGCCTTTTGCTTTGGACTGGCGGCTGCCACCTTCATCCAGTCCATCGGTCACATCAGCGGGGGACACATCAACCCAGCTGTCACCTTCGCTTACCTGATCGGATCCCAGATGTCCATGTTCCGGGCTTTCTTCTACATCATAGCCCAGTGTCTCGGAGCGCTGGCCGGTGCTGCTGTGCTGTACGGCGTCACACCCAACAACATGAGGGGGAACTTGGCACTGAATACG CTGCAGCCAGGCATCAGCCTTGGCATGGCCACCACGATCGAGATCTTCCTCACCCTCCAGCTTGTCATCTGCGTCTTTGCTGTGACAGATGAGAGGCGCAATGGACGCCTGGGCTCTGCTGCTCTTGCCATCGGCTTCTCTGTGCTCATTGGGCATCTGTTTGGG ATGTACTACACAGGAGCGGGAATGAATCCAGCAAGGTCCTTCGCCCCTGCTGTCCTTGTCAGGAACTTTGTTAACCACTGG GTGTACTGGGTGGGACCCATGATCGGCGGTGCCATAGGCGCTCTGCTCTATGACTTCCTGCTGTTCCCACGCATGCGTGGTCTCTCCGAGAGGCTGGCCACGCTGAAGGGCACCCGGCCCCCAGAGGCCGAGGCCCAGCAGGAGACCAGGGGAGAGTCCATTGAGCTTAAGACACAGGCCCTATAA